The proteins below are encoded in one region of Methanofollis aquaemaris:
- a CDS encoding Ig-like domain-containing protein, whose protein sequence is MRSVGTLIAAAMLVLLIALVITPAAAEPLPDYRHIHVQVANDGGARFDTFGNDTYYIKCDGGGLNAMHVTTDPEVRKGQVTNSPDQSGTIYFTNTGGRGYNDEVVLLLAVNGTIPDDFAVHITSSGYRWSPGSLDDKEYVEGAVDETFTRDDFIYGPQLWRPSPKPDNYPIFDGQDMSDTENTFRLMFVDLGVGHISGDSNTTDLGAARVDYTFENLETFAAFDIYGYCKASNQDDGISWTNCVTGVGSSGYTVRGIPRVVTALTLAPTSVVLGTGETLQFNATAYDQNNQVMPGASLLWSSSNETVGTVDAHTGLFTANAAGTTTVTVAGGDATATAEVTVTEDTPEVASIVITPQSPTVIIDKTLQFSASASDADGRPIPGAEVVWSSSNETVGTIDTAGLFRAHVEGETTITAKSGAIVAETLVSVMKTPPPTSITLDPHELSSLYPDEAVQFTATAVDASGAEMDGLKLTWTSSNETVGTVDEDGLFTALAAGKTSVKAAFGGVSDTVNVTVQTAPDWTLTLEGAGIETVNRSGFIDISTENPASCTSSGNFWEGTSLSSLVGLIDDDDPATLNETLASKNYKVTITYEKRGRDRTVDIFSDKLGGDSVPVVANKLDGKEIRPGTYWPIVIQDGYSQYAIVKKIQLDLPRPAKVTITPSLLVLKEGRTGTFSAATLDQYGNTMPTSVYTWTSSNETVGTVDENGTFNAIKEGTTTVTASDKGVTGSATVRVIPASHEPAVRYVDPSGSGDFTTIQAAVDGVYDYDNIVVKNGTYNESVTVNKFLTIRSEHGPEGTVVHAPTPLQDVFTVTVDGVTIEGFTIEGGQTGPGRNYASIKLNGADHCTLTNNVMGISKWGIALLGAEKTVIAGNVFDQNGYAGIYMEDSPNSTIRENTFTDCNNGVYARNPCENTTVVGNTISSTAEKKGCATGISLSAKGNLIRENVISGARTSAMRLDGITETTVADNVLIGGSVSGLYGIYLNGVSEGNTFTGNTIDAYGRGIGLMAGYTGGRVGGPMNNVFSSNCIVNSSINAFYIAGDTTKDNVFFLNEFINNKGTIFGDIAQVWQSSAPVEYFYNGKVYTGIVGNYWDTPRVTDTDGNGIVDTAYAITPANIENYPLALPVVVYATGSDRSSVSVTPCISLVNDGGRQTFTAARYNETGARVAGVSFAWSSSNETVGTVNDHGVFSAHTPGRTYVTATSGGMPGIAMVTVMPGGGVLSDYNNIYVTVANDAGVRFNDFKGYYDNTCYNIRFAGENRGLNALHISTDPNVAGGQVTVTDTQSGVFYVTDTGGKGYDDDIILMLAVNGTVPQDLTVRVKASGYSWTPDMSPERSNKAPLADEITYNLCSLDETFTVNDFIYGPQIWRPCGNPDYPVFAGQNMTDTEDTFRFMFIDLNAGVLGSGSGIPGLNDSGAVRVEYTIENLENRAAFNAYAYCANSNNGKTMVAWTNDLCRPEMSGYSVLGWALAPQEDQKTEKSVLDVPGCTVKNGGDGKKNISVDTSIDGVTVSGNEIKIRRDTFNLTITTTGNTSVSGTTVEGALDGIRLDTNPIDLDAGAAGVVTGSIAANLTNLPEGAELRTTITRNASTDAQSAFQLAASSDGLKVDAVAYTMNIVKTNLANGQDIADATITMTVSPAWVDAHGGVDAVRIIRSAEDGTKEVLKTVLVGTDADGNMVFEAFSPKGLSIFGLTAVSATSSGGEPVGSSSSSSGGSGSSDVTSISGSLPAGESQTFAVSKTAISRITVEAYDSINDMLVTVKKASLPKDVPKPESQTYQLIDASLYHTDPAAIAGVTLEFAVPTTWLKAHGLSTANIVLLQYEDGAWKPLKTTFVKEENGLALYSAEASGFSYFAIASGETTSAAGQAGETVTPTPVVTDAPAPAVEETTAPATAAPTQKSPIPWFLSIVAIGALFLLKRD, encoded by the coding sequence ATGAGGTCAGTGGGAACGCTCATCGCTGCGGCGATGCTCGTCCTCCTGATTGCTCTTGTGATCACACCGGCAGCGGCCGAACCGCTGCCCGACTACCGGCACATCCATGTGCAGGTCGCAAACGACGGAGGTGCACGATTCGACACCTTCGGGAACGACACCTACTACATCAAGTGCGACGGCGGCGGCCTCAACGCCATGCACGTCACTACCGACCCTGAAGTAAGGAAAGGTCAGGTCACGAACTCGCCAGACCAGTCCGGCACCATCTACTTCACGAACACCGGAGGCAGAGGGTACAACGACGAAGTCGTCCTCCTGCTTGCGGTGAATGGGACGATCCCCGACGACTTTGCTGTTCACATCACGTCGAGCGGCTACCGCTGGTCACCCGGTTCTCTTGATGACAAGGAGTATGTCGAAGGGGCGGTGGACGAGACCTTCACCAGGGATGACTTCATCTATGGTCCACAACTCTGGAGACCCTCCCCCAAACCTGACAATTATCCTATCTTCGATGGCCAGGACATGAGCGACACTGAGAACACCTTCAGGCTCATGTTCGTCGACCTCGGTGTGGGGCACATCTCTGGCGACTCGAACACGACCGACCTCGGCGCGGCCAGGGTCGACTACACCTTCGAGAACCTGGAAACCTTTGCGGCCTTCGACATTTATGGCTACTGCAAGGCCTCCAATCAGGACGACGGCATCTCCTGGACGAATTGTGTAACCGGAGTCGGGAGCAGCGGCTATACGGTGCGGGGCATCCCGCGGGTTGTGACCGCTCTGACACTCGCCCCTACCTCCGTGGTCCTCGGGACCGGCGAAACCCTGCAGTTCAATGCTACTGCATATGACCAGAACAACCAGGTGATGCCCGGTGCATCGCTCCTCTGGTCGAGCAGCAACGAGACCGTTGGGACCGTTGATGCTCATACCGGCCTCTTCACTGCGAATGCTGCGGGGACGACAACCGTTACCGTTGCAGGCGGGGACGCGACCGCTACCGCAGAGGTTACTGTTACTGAAGATACCCCTGAAGTGGCATCGATCGTCATCACCCCGCAGTCCCCGACCGTCATCATCGACAAGACCCTGCAGTTCAGTGCAAGTGCTTCCGATGCCGACGGCAGACCGATCCCGGGTGCTGAGGTCGTCTGGTCGAGCAGCAACGAGACCGTCGGTACCATCGATACCGCGGGGCTCTTTAGAGCCCATGTCGAAGGCGAGACCACGATCACCGCGAAGAGTGGCGCCATCGTTGCAGAGACTCTCGTCAGCGTGATGAAGACACCCCCGCCGACTTCAATTACGCTCGACCCCCATGAACTCTCATCTCTCTATCCTGATGAGGCCGTGCAGTTCACCGCAACTGCCGTCGATGCCTCGGGCGCAGAGATGGACGGTCTCAAACTCACATGGACAAGCAGCAACGAAACCGTCGGAACTGTCGATGAGGACGGCCTCTTTACGGCTCTGGCCGCGGGCAAAACCTCTGTGAAGGCGGCATTCGGCGGAGTTTCGGACACCGTGAACGTCACCGTGCAGACCGCACCCGACTGGACACTCACCCTCGAAGGCGCCGGTATCGAGACCGTCAACAGGTCCGGATTCATCGACATCTCGACAGAAAACCCGGCGTCATGCACTTCATCAGGGAATTTCTGGGAAGGGACGTCTCTCTCCTCGCTGGTCGGCCTGATCGACGATGATGACCCGGCAACGCTGAACGAGACACTTGCATCAAAGAACTACAAGGTCACCATCACCTATGAGAAAAGAGGACGGGACCGCACCGTCGATATTTTTAGTGACAAACTCGGCGGAGACTCTGTTCCTGTCGTCGCCAACAAACTCGACGGGAAGGAGATCCGTCCTGGCACATACTGGCCGATCGTCATCCAGGACGGTTACTCACAGTACGCCATCGTAAAGAAGATCCAGCTCGATCTCCCCAGGCCGGCGAAGGTCACGATCACGCCGTCACTGCTCGTGCTGAAGGAAGGCCGGACCGGTACGTTCAGCGCAGCAACCCTCGATCAGTATGGCAACACCATGCCGACCTCTGTCTACACCTGGACAAGCAGCAACGAGACCGTCGGTACGGTGGACGAGAACGGCACCTTCAATGCCATAAAGGAAGGAACGACGACGGTCACGGCATCCGACAAAGGCGTGACCGGTTCGGCAACCGTCCGCGTCATCCCGGCCTCCCATGAACCGGCGGTCAGGTATGTTGATCCCTCGGGGAGCGGCGACTTCACCACCATCCAGGCGGCGGTAGACGGAGTGTACGACTACGACAATATCGTCGTGAAAAACGGGACCTACAACGAGAGCGTGACCGTCAACAAATTCCTGACGATCCGGTCCGAGCACGGCCCTGAAGGGACCGTCGTCCATGCCCCCACCCCCCTGCAAGACGTGTTCACCGTCACGGTGGACGGCGTGACCATCGAGGGCTTCACCATCGAAGGTGGACAAACAGGGCCCGGTCGGAACTATGCTTCGATCAAACTCAATGGCGCCGACCACTGCACCCTCACGAACAATGTCATGGGGATAAGCAAGTGGGGCATCGCCCTTCTCGGTGCAGAGAAGACCGTGATCGCCGGCAACGTCTTTGATCAGAACGGCTATGCCGGCATCTACATGGAAGACTCTCCCAACAGCACCATCAGGGAGAATACATTTACCGACTGTAACAATGGGGTGTACGCCAGGAACCCCTGTGAAAACACCACGGTCGTCGGCAACACCATCTCTAGCACTGCTGAGAAAAAGGGCTGCGCCACGGGGATCTCGCTCTCCGCAAAGGGCAACCTCATCCGGGAGAATGTAATCTCGGGCGCCAGGACTTCCGCCATGAGGCTGGATGGGATCACGGAGACGACGGTGGCAGACAACGTGCTGATCGGCGGCTCAGTTTCCGGACTGTATGGGATCTATCTGAATGGCGTATCCGAGGGGAACACCTTTACCGGGAACACTATCGACGCGTACGGTAGGGGAATCGGCCTGATGGCAGGTTATACCGGCGGTCGTGTGGGTGGCCCCATGAACAACGTATTCTCCTCCAATTGCATCGTAAATTCATCCATAAATGCTTTTTACATCGCAGGCGACACGACGAAGGACAACGTGTTCTTCCTCAACGAATTCATCAACAATAAAGGCACCATCTTCGGCGACATTGCGCAAGTCTGGCAGTCCTCCGCTCCGGTGGAGTATTTCTACAACGGAAAGGTCTACACTGGCATCGTCGGGAACTACTGGGACACCCCCAGAGTTACGGACACGGATGGGAACGGTATCGTCGATACCGCCTATGCGATCACCCCGGCAAACATCGAGAACTATCCCCTTGCCCTGCCTGTTGTGGTATATGCCACCGGAAGCGACCGCTCTTCAGTGTCCGTCACCCCGTGCATCTCCCTGGTGAACGACGGCGGCAGGCAGACCTTCACCGCAGCCCGCTACAATGAGACCGGTGCAAGGGTTGCAGGCGTCTCGTTTGCCTGGTCGAGCAGCAACGAGACCGTCGGAACTGTCAATGACCATGGTGTCTTCTCGGCCCACACTCCGGGCAGGACCTATGTGACCGCAACGAGCGGCGGCATGCCGGGAATCGCCATGGTGACGGTGATGCCCGGAGGCGGCGTCCTCTCAGACTACAACAACATCTACGTGACGGTGGCGAACGACGCCGGCGTCAGGTTCAATGATTTCAAGGGCTACTACGACAACACCTGTTACAATATCAGGTTCGCAGGAGAGAATCGCGGCCTCAACGCTCTCCACATCAGCACCGACCCGAATGTTGCCGGCGGTCAGGTAACCGTCACGGACACACAGTCCGGAGTATTCTATGTGACCGACACCGGTGGCAAGGGATACGATGACGATATTATCCTGATGCTCGCCGTGAACGGGACCGTCCCGCAGGATCTTACCGTCCGTGTAAAGGCGAGCGGATACTCCTGGACTCCTGACATGTCGCCGGAACGGTCGAACAAAGCACCCCTGGCCGACGAGATCACCTACAACCTCTGCTCGCTGGATGAAACCTTCACCGTGAATGACTTCATCTATGGCCCACAGATCTGGAGGCCCTGCGGGAACCCCGACTACCCGGTCTTTGCCGGGCAGAACATGACCGACACCGAAGACACCTTCAGGTTCATGTTCATCGACCTGAACGCCGGCGTGCTCGGTTCGGGCAGCGGCATTCCCGGCCTGAATGACAGCGGGGCGGTCAGGGTCGAGTACACCATCGAGAACCTCGAAAACCGTGCTGCCTTCAATGCGTACGCCTACTGTGCAAACTCCAACAATGGGAAGACCATGGTGGCGTGGACAAACGATCTCTGCAGGCCAGAGATGAGTGGGTATTCAGTGCTCGGATGGGCACTTGCTCCTCAGGAGGATCAGAAGACCGAGAAGTCGGTTCTTGACGTTCCCGGATGCACGGTCAAGAACGGTGGCGACGGCAAGAAGAACATCTCCGTCGACACTTCAATCGATGGGGTCACAGTCTCAGGAAACGAGATCAAGATCAGAAGGGACACCTTCAACCTCACCATCACGACCACGGGCAACACTTCTGTCAGTGGTACCACGGTGGAAGGCGCTCTTGATGGGATCAGGCTCGATACGAATCCCATAGACCTCGATGCAGGGGCCGCCGGAGTCGTCACCGGATCCATTGCGGCAAACCTGACCAACCTCCCCGAGGGTGCAGAACTCCGCACCACCATCACCAGAAACGCGTCGACCGATGCACAGTCTGCATTCCAGCTCGCTGCCAGCAGCGACGGACTGAAGGTGGACGCGGTCGCCTACACGATGAACATCGTGAAGACGAACCTTGCAAATGGCCAGGACATCGCCGACGCCACGATCACCATGACCGTGAGCCCGGCGTGGGTCGACGCCCACGGTGGCGTCGACGCGGTCAGGATCATCAGGTCCGCTGAGGACGGCACCAAGGAAGTCCTGAAGACCGTCCTTGTCGGCACCGACGCCGACGGGAATATGGTCTTCGAGGCCTTCTCGCCGAAGGGCCTCTCGATCTTTGGTCTGACCGCGGTATCAGCAACCTCCAGTGGCGGGGAACCGGTTGGCTCGTCCTCTTCCTCCTCTGGTGGAAGTGGGAGTTCCGACGTCACCTCGATCTCGGGTTCCCTCCCCGCAGGCGAGTCGCAGACCTTCGCGGTGAGCAAGACAGCGATCAGCAGGATCACAGTCGAGGCATATGACTCGATCAACGACATGCTGGTGACGGTGAAGAAGGCGTCTCTCCCGAAGGACGTCCCGAAGCCGGAGAGTCAGACCTATCAACTCATTGACGCCAGCCTGTACCACACCGATCCCGCGGCCATCGCCGGAGTGACCCTCGAGTTCGCGGTGCCGACGACCTGGCTCAAGGCGCACGGCCTCTCCACCGCCAACATCGTCCTCCTCCAGTACGAGGACGGAGCCTGGAAACCGCTCAAGACCACGTTCGTGAAGGAAGAGAACGGCCTGGCCCTGTACTCGGCCGAGGCCTCCGGGTTCTCGTACTTCGCGATCGCGAGCGGTGAGACGACCTCTGCCGCCGGGCAGGCCGGGGAGACGGTCACGCCGACCCCCGTCGTGACCGATGCACCAGCACCGGCCGTCGAGGAGACGACTGCCCCGGCGACCGCGGCGCCGACGCAGAAGTCGCCGATCCCCTGGTTCCTCTCCATCGTCGCTATCGGCGCCCTCTTCCTCCTGAAGAGGGACTGA